The Propionispora hippei DSM 15287 genome includes a window with the following:
- the aspS gene encoding aspartate--tRNA ligase has protein sequence MDTMVGLKRTHSCNDLNKAMNGEAVVLCGWVARRRDHGGLIFIDLRDRSGIVQIVFSSDAYADIFKKAETVRSEYVLCVKGKVGLRSPETVNANVATGEIEIYGEELRILNAAKTPPFYIQDNVDVDELLRLKYRYLDLRRPEMQRNLMLRHHVTKAMRDFFDHNGFVEIETPMLMKSSPEGARDYLVPSRVNPGKFFALPQSPQIFKQILMVAGMERYFQIVRCFRDEDLRADRQPEFTQLDIEMSFLDREEILVMMENMIAYLFKETMKMDIPTPFLRLSYEDAMARYGSDKPDLRFGMELMDISDAVRGSDFKVFETVLANGGQVKAINVKGYSQIPRRELDGLVEYVNIYGAKGLAWICYTAEGIKSPITKFFSEEKVQHILSATNAQEGDLLLIIADKPAVVAAALGQLRLEMARRLNLIDSDALSFLWVVDFPMFEYDEEEKRWTAMHHPFTAPRDEDAALIDTNPGQMKAKAYDMILNGTEIGGGSIRIYNRDLQEKVFKAIGLSKEEAMEKFGYLLEAFEYGTPPHGGIAFGLDRMIMLMAKRSSIRDVIAFPKTQSATDVMTQAPSEVSPAQLKELSIKTDIVLKKPAGK, from the coding sequence ATTGTGCGGCTGGGTTGCCCGCCGGCGTGACCATGGCGGTTTAATTTTCATTGATTTAAGAGACCGCTCCGGCATTGTGCAAATTGTGTTCTCTTCGGATGCATATGCCGATATTTTCAAAAAGGCGGAAACGGTACGCAGCGAATACGTACTTTGCGTAAAGGGGAAAGTGGGCCTGCGGTCGCCGGAAACAGTTAACGCCAACGTGGCTACCGGTGAAATCGAGATATATGGCGAGGAACTGCGGATTTTAAATGCCGCTAAGACACCTCCGTTTTATATCCAGGACAATGTGGATGTCGATGAGTTATTGCGCCTCAAGTACCGGTATTTGGACTTGCGCCGTCCGGAAATGCAGCGTAACTTGATGCTCCGTCATCATGTCACCAAAGCTATGCGCGATTTTTTCGATCATAATGGTTTTGTCGAAATTGAAACACCAATGCTGATGAAAAGCTCGCCGGAAGGTGCCCGCGACTATTTGGTGCCCAGCCGGGTGAATCCTGGAAAGTTTTTTGCCTTGCCGCAGTCTCCGCAGATTTTTAAACAAATTTTGATGGTGGCCGGTATGGAGCGGTATTTTCAGATTGTCCGCTGCTTCCGTGACGAAGATTTGCGGGCTGACCGGCAGCCTGAATTTACCCAGTTGGATATTGAAATGTCCTTCCTGGACCGCGAGGAAATTCTTGTCATGATGGAAAACATGATTGCTTATCTGTTCAAGGAAACCATGAAGATGGACATCCCGACACCCTTTTTGCGATTGAGCTATGAAGATGCGATGGCCCGGTATGGTTCCGATAAACCGGATCTCCGGTTCGGCATGGAACTGATGGATATTTCCGACGCGGTACGCGGTTCGGACTTCAAAGTGTTTGAGACCGTCCTGGCTAACGGCGGTCAGGTAAAGGCAATCAATGTTAAAGGTTATTCCCAAATACCTAGACGTGAATTGGACGGTCTGGTTGAATATGTGAATATCTATGGCGCCAAAGGGCTGGCCTGGATTTGTTACACGGCGGAAGGAATTAAATCTCCGATCACCAAGTTCTTTAGTGAAGAAAAAGTCCAGCACATATTGTCTGCCACCAACGCTCAGGAAGGTGATTTGCTTCTGATTATTGCCGATAAACCGGCAGTAGTAGCCGCCGCTTTGGGCCAACTGCGGCTGGAAATGGCGCGGCGGCTTAATTTGATTGATTCCGATGCCTTGTCGTTCCTGTGGGTTGTCGATTTCCCCATGTTTGAGTATGATGAGGAAGAAAAACGCTGGACGGCTATGCATCACCCGTTTACCGCTCCCCGCGATGAGGATGCTGCACTGATCGACACCAATCCGGGGCAGATGAAAGCAAAAGCCTATGATATGATTTTGAACGGCACCGAAATTGGCGGCGGCAGTATCCGGATTTACAACCGCGATTTACAAGAAAAGGTGTTTAAAGCAATCGGATTGAGCAAGGAAGAAGCTATGGAAAAATTCGGTTACCTGCTGGAAGCCTTTGAATATGGTACGCCTCCTCATGGCGGTATCGCTTTTGGTTTGGACCGGATGATCATGTTGATGGCCAAGCGTTCTTCGATCCGTGATGTCATTGCCTTCCCCAAAACGCAAAGCGCCACCGACGTAATGACTCAGGCGCCTTCGGAGGTATCGCCGGCGCAGCTTAAGGAACTGTCGATTAAGACGGATATTGTACTTAAAAAGCCGGCCGGCAAATAA